In Amycolatopsis coloradensis, one genomic interval encodes:
- a CDS encoding flavodoxin domain-containing protein, with product MKILVAAASRHGGTWEIAGEIGRALASELRGQATVRVSRAEDVTSVDEFDVVLVGSGVYLGQWLEQARNVVGEHAEVLRTKNVWLFSSGPVGAPLKPAAEPDPVDVARLMVASGARGHVVFPGRIDRNLLRFAERAVVTALRVKDGDYRDWPAVRAWAGEIAAAVKPARTKEVSGYAERG from the coding sequence ATGAAGATCCTCGTAGCGGCGGCCAGCCGCCACGGCGGGACCTGGGAGATCGCGGGGGAAATCGGCCGAGCCCTCGCGTCGGAGCTGCGGGGTCAGGCGACGGTGCGGGTGTCGAGGGCCGAGGACGTCACGTCGGTGGATGAGTTCGACGTCGTTCTGGTGGGTAGCGGTGTGTATCTGGGGCAATGGCTCGAGCAGGCGAGAAACGTCGTCGGCGAGCACGCCGAAGTCCTCAGGACCAAGAACGTGTGGTTGTTCTCCAGCGGCCCGGTGGGAGCGCCGCTGAAGCCCGCGGCGGAACCGGATCCGGTGGACGTGGCTCGGCTGATGGTGGCGTCCGGGGCACGCGGGCACGTGGTGTTCCCGGGCCGGATCGACCGGAACCTGCTGCGGTTCGCCGAACGAGCGGTCGTGACGGCGCTCCGGGTCAAGGACGGTGACTACCGGGATTGGCCGGCGGTGCGGGCTTGGGCGGGCGAAATCGCCGCCGCGGTGAAGCCTGCTCGGACAAAAGAGGTGAGTGGATATGCCGAGCGTGGCTGA
- a CDS encoding phosphoketolase family protein, translated as MTVLSAPAAPSVLTPAELSQVDAQWRAANYLAACQIYLMDNPLLESPLKPEHVKPRLLGHWGTSPGLNFVYAHLNRAIVRRNLNAMFVTGPGHGGPALYANTWLEGSYSEAWPEVPYDKSGLRTLFRQFSFPGGVPSHVAPQVPGSIHEGGELGYSLAHAFGAAFDNPHLVVGCVVGDGEAETGPLATSWHSGKFLNPARDGAVLPILHLNGYKIANPTVLSRISGTELDELLRGYGYAPRYVEGDDPAVMHQAMAAAVDGALDEIDGIQVRARSAGAPTGSVSWPMIVLRSPKGWTGPSIVDGKQVEGTWRSHQVPVPNARGNPEHLRQLEEWLRSYRPELLFDEDGRPTSEVTGLIPHGDLRMGSSPHSNGGLVLRPLELPAVPPHTIPLVRPGGAAAEPTRVLGRWLRDVFALNRKAANFRLFGPDETASNRLDAVFDVTAKSWLCEIEPVDEHLAADGRVMEVLSEHLCQGWLEGYLLSGRHGLFSCYEAFVHIVDSMLNQHVKWLKVHREIPWRRPVASLTYLLTSHVWRQDHNGFSHQDPGFVDHVANKSPEVVRVYLPPDANTLLWVADHCLRSRDYVNVIVAGKNDSPVWLDGEDAAVHCARGAGIWEWAGTHPDREPDVVLACAGDAPTVEVLAAAKLLREYLPELAVRVVNVVDLMRLQPAAEHPHGMTDREFDALFTTDRPVIFAYHGYPWLIHRLAYRRASHDDMHVRGYIEHGTTTTPFDMLVRNNMDRFQLVTDVIDRVPGLVARAGAVRQRMTDARERHHRWIVEHGDDLPEVRDWTWES; from the coding sequence ATGACCGTTCTCAGCGCTCCGGCCGCGCCGTCGGTCCTGACTCCCGCCGAGTTGTCCCAAGTGGACGCTCAGTGGCGGGCGGCGAACTATCTCGCCGCCTGCCAGATCTACCTGATGGACAATCCGCTGCTGGAATCGCCGCTGAAGCCCGAACACGTCAAACCGCGTCTGCTCGGCCACTGGGGTACCTCTCCAGGACTGAACTTCGTCTACGCCCACCTTAACCGGGCCATCGTGCGGCGGAACCTGAACGCGATGTTCGTGACCGGACCAGGTCACGGTGGTCCGGCCCTCTACGCGAATACCTGGCTCGAAGGCAGCTACTCGGAGGCGTGGCCGGAAGTCCCCTACGACAAGAGTGGTCTGCGGACGCTGTTCCGCCAGTTCTCCTTCCCGGGCGGGGTGCCCAGTCACGTGGCTCCGCAGGTTCCGGGCTCGATTCACGAAGGAGGCGAACTGGGCTACTCCCTCGCGCACGCCTTCGGTGCCGCGTTCGACAACCCGCACCTCGTCGTCGGCTGCGTCGTCGGTGACGGTGAGGCGGAAACCGGGCCGCTGGCCACCAGCTGGCACTCGGGCAAATTCCTCAATCCCGCCCGCGATGGCGCGGTGCTGCCGATCCTGCACCTGAACGGCTACAAGATCGCCAACCCCACCGTGCTCTCGCGGATCAGCGGCACCGAGCTCGACGAGCTGCTGCGCGGGTACGGGTACGCCCCGCGTTACGTCGAGGGCGACGATCCGGCGGTCATGCACCAGGCCATGGCCGCGGCGGTGGACGGTGCGCTGGACGAGATCGACGGAATCCAGGTGCGGGCCCGCTCCGCGGGCGCGCCGACGGGTTCCGTGAGCTGGCCGATGATCGTGCTGCGCAGCCCCAAGGGCTGGACCGGACCATCCATTGTGGATGGTAAGCAGGTCGAAGGAACGTGGCGCTCGCATCAGGTCCCGGTCCCGAACGCGCGCGGGAACCCCGAGCATTTGCGGCAGTTGGAGGAATGGCTGCGTTCCTATCGGCCGGAGCTGCTGTTCGACGAGGACGGCAGGCCGACGTCCGAGGTCACCGGGCTGATCCCGCACGGCGATCTCCGGATGGGTTCGTCACCGCACTCCAACGGCGGTCTCGTGCTGCGGCCCTTGGAGCTTCCGGCGGTGCCGCCGCACACGATCCCGCTCGTCCGGCCGGGAGGCGCTGCCGCCGAACCGACGCGCGTGCTCGGGCGCTGGCTGCGGGACGTGTTCGCGCTGAACCGGAAGGCGGCGAACTTCCGGCTGTTCGGCCCGGACGAGACCGCTTCCAACCGGCTCGACGCGGTGTTCGACGTGACGGCCAAGAGCTGGCTGTGCGAGATCGAACCCGTCGACGAGCATCTCGCCGCCGACGGCCGGGTCATGGAGGTGCTCTCGGAGCACCTCTGTCAGGGCTGGCTCGAAGGCTACCTGCTCTCGGGCAGGCACGGGCTTTTCTCGTGCTACGAGGCGTTCGTGCACATCGTCGACTCGATGCTCAACCAGCACGTCAAGTGGCTCAAGGTGCATCGGGAGATCCCGTGGCGGCGGCCGGTCGCGTCGCTGACGTATCTGTTGACCTCCCACGTCTGGCGGCAGGACCACAACGGGTTCTCCCACCAGGATCCGGGTTTCGTCGACCATGTCGCCAACAAGAGCCCGGAAGTCGTCCGGGTCTATCTGCCGCCGGACGCGAACACGTTGCTGTGGGTCGCGGACCACTGCCTGCGCAGCCGGGACTACGTCAACGTGATCGTGGCGGGAAAGAACGACAGCCCCGTCTGGCTCGACGGCGAAGACGCGGCGGTGCACTGTGCGCGCGGCGCCGGGATCTGGGAGTGGGCCGGCACCCATCCGGATCGGGAACCCGACGTGGTGCTCGCCTGTGCCGGCGACGCGCCGACGGTCGAGGTGCTCGCTGCGGCCAAGCTGCTGCGGGAGTACCTGCCCGAACTCGCGGTCCGAGTGGTGAACGTGGTCGACCTCATGCGCCTGCAGCCCGCCGCGGAACACCCGCACGGCATGACCGACCGTGAATTCGACGCGCTGTTCACCACCGACCGCCCGGTGATCTTCGCCTATCACGGCTACCCCTGGCTGATCCACCGGCTGGCCTACCGGCGTGCGAGCCATGACGACATGCACGTGCGCGGGTACATCGAGCACGGAACCACGACCACCCCGTTCGACATGCTGGTGCGCAACAACATGGACCGCTTCCAGCTCGTGACCGACGTGATCGATCGGGTGCCTGGTCTTGTCGCCCGTGCCGGCGCCGTACGGCAACGGATGACGGACGCGCGTGAAAGGCACCACAGGTGGATCGTCGAACACGGTGATGATCTTCCCGAAGTCCGTGACTGGACTTGGGAGTCCTGA
- a CDS encoding acetate kinase produces MRVLTLNPGSSSLKSSLVVDGTPVGWAAMSLDDAHDAARQALDRWSTVDIVAIRFVHGGSRTGPVRLTPDVVDALEKLSPFAPLHQPQAVRLAREVFRSRPGLPVIASFDTAFHSQLPEEASRYALPREWTTQGRLRRYGFHGLSCRHAALRVTALLGVEEPRLLCCHLGAGVSVTAIRGDRSMDTSMGFTPLEGPAMATRSGSVDPGLVLHVMRTAPMSVEAMEDALYHRSGLAGMSGTDGDLRAVLAREAAGDPDAMSAVAVYLHRIRREIGAMAASLDRIDAVVFTGGVTEHQPELIARLSARLGVFGIAVDPARCLGDGDRAISPDDAPVTVFVLATGEDVELARDAEAVLSVEHV; encoded by the coding sequence ATGCGTGTGCTGACGTTGAATCCCGGCTCTTCGAGCCTGAAATCGTCCTTGGTCGTCGACGGCACGCCGGTCGGCTGGGCCGCCATGAGCCTGGACGACGCCCATGACGCCGCGCGACAGGCTCTCGATCGGTGGTCCACAGTGGACATCGTGGCCATCAGGTTCGTGCACGGGGGTTCCAGGACCGGTCCGGTCCGGCTCACCCCGGACGTCGTCGACGCGCTCGAAAAGCTCAGCCCGTTCGCGCCGCTTCACCAGCCACAGGCCGTCCGCCTCGCACGCGAGGTGTTCCGATCGCGTCCCGGCCTGCCGGTGATCGCGTCGTTCGACACGGCCTTCCACTCCCAACTCCCCGAAGAAGCGTCGAGGTACGCGCTGCCACGGGAATGGACCACTCAAGGGCGGCTGCGGCGCTACGGTTTCCACGGCCTTTCGTGCCGTCACGCGGCGCTCCGGGTGACGGCACTCCTCGGTGTCGAGGAGCCGCGGCTCCTGTGCTGCCACCTCGGCGCCGGTGTCTCGGTGACCGCGATCCGCGGTGACCGGAGCATGGACACGAGTATGGGTTTCACCCCGTTGGAAGGGCCGGCGATGGCGACAAGGTCCGGCTCGGTGGATCCCGGGCTGGTGCTGCACGTCATGCGAACGGCGCCGATGTCGGTCGAAGCGATGGAAGACGCGCTGTATCACCGTTCCGGTCTCGCCGGAATGAGCGGAACGGACGGGGACCTTCGCGCCGTCCTGGCCCGTGAAGCGGCCGGGGATCCCGACGCGATGTCGGCTGTCGCCGTTTACCTGCACCGGATCCGTCGAGAGATCGGCGCGATGGCGGCGAGCCTCGACCGGATCGACGCCGTCGTGTTCACCGGTGGGGTCACCGAGCATCAGCCGGAGCTGATCGCGCGACTGTCCGCGAGGCTGGGTGTCTTCGGGATCGCTGTCGATCCGGCTCGTTGTCTCGGGGACGGCGATCGGGCGATCAGCCCGGATGACGCGCCGGTGACCGTCTTCGTCCTGGCAACAGGCGAGGACGTCGAGCTGGCGCGGGATGCCGAGGCGGTTCTCTCGGTGGAACACGTATAG
- the nagA gene encoding N-acetylglucosamine-6-phosphate deacetylase: protein MKRLGVAGALVGGNYRAGDVEIDEDSGRVAAVGLSSPGRGLAIPGLIDLQINGFAGVDFLTADTGDHVRAGIALARTGVVAYQPTLITDRPDRTLGAIATAGKAQGVPGGARVLGVHLEGPFLSPERPGTHPVEYLRAPDLTLAQRLLDAGPVTQLTLAPELPGAVELVDLCVRSGVLVSCGHSDATAAATHAAIDHGARLITHLFDAMRPFTHRDPGIVGAALTRREVTIGLIADPSHLAPEAIHLAFQAAADRIILVTDDLAAGGCPDGHYRLGSVDFAVSDGVARRADGTLVGTTITLLDAVRHACDVGIATEAAVNAATRTPARLYPGADIGLLRPGDRADVLVLDEAMRLLSIFHRGIPVDHQAPASSRTKERGRSS from the coding sequence ATGAAGCGGCTGGGTGTCGCCGGTGCCCTGGTGGGCGGGAACTATCGGGCCGGTGACGTGGAGATCGACGAGGACTCCGGCCGGGTCGCCGCCGTAGGGCTCTCCAGCCCCGGTCGTGGCCTGGCCATCCCCGGTTTGATCGATCTCCAGATCAATGGCTTCGCCGGAGTGGACTTCCTGACCGCGGACACCGGCGACCACGTGCGCGCCGGGATCGCGCTGGCCCGGACCGGCGTCGTGGCCTACCAGCCGACACTGATCACCGACCGGCCCGACCGGACCCTCGGAGCGATCGCCACCGCCGGCAAGGCTCAGGGTGTGCCCGGCGGGGCCCGTGTCCTCGGGGTCCATCTGGAAGGTCCGTTCCTGTCCCCGGAACGGCCTGGCACCCATCCCGTCGAATACCTGCGCGCTCCGGATCTCACGCTCGCACAGCGGCTGCTGGACGCCGGCCCGGTCACACAGTTGACCCTCGCTCCAGAACTCCCGGGCGCTGTGGAGCTGGTCGACCTGTGTGTGCGGTCCGGGGTACTCGTCTCCTGCGGACACAGCGACGCCACCGCCGCCGCGACACACGCCGCGATCGATCACGGCGCCCGGCTGATCACGCATCTTTTCGACGCGATGCGTCCGTTCACCCATCGCGACCCCGGTATCGTCGGTGCCGCTCTCACCCGCCGTGAAGTGACCATCGGCCTGATCGCCGACCCCAGCCACCTGGCTCCCGAGGCGATTCACCTGGCCTTCCAAGCGGCTGCGGACCGGATCATTCTGGTCACCGACGATCTCGCCGCCGGCGGTTGTCCGGACGGCCACTACCGCCTTGGAAGCGTCGACTTCGCAGTGTCCGACGGCGTCGCCCGCCGCGCCGACGGAACTCTGGTCGGTACGACCATCACTCTGCTCGATGCCGTCCGCCACGCCTGCGACGTCGGCATCGCCACCGAGGCGGCCGTCAACGCGGCGACCCGCACTCCGGCCAGGTTGTATCCAGGGGCCGACATCGGCCTGTTGCGGCCCGGCGACCGCGCTGATGTGCTGGTTCTCGATGAAGCCATGCGGCTCCTGAGCATCTTCCACCGGGGAATACCGGTCGATCATCAGGCGCCGGCGTCGAGCCGGACGAAGGAAAGGGGCCGATCCTCGTGA
- a CDS encoding Hsp20/alpha crystallin family protein, with protein sequence MTTLVPGSRMTLPSIAAWLENPWPFAEHNPVRIEESVEDGKYLVRAELPGFDPEKNISVTAHEGLLTITAEREARTAEHGRSEFYYGKFSRTVSLPSGAKTAKVTAAYKDGILEVSMPVDDKPDEKHVKIEVGKG encoded by the coding sequence ATGACAACTCTCGTACCCGGTTCGCGCATGACCCTGCCCAGTATCGCGGCCTGGCTGGAGAATCCGTGGCCGTTCGCCGAACACAACCCGGTGCGTATCGAAGAGTCGGTCGAGGACGGCAAGTACCTCGTCCGGGCCGAGCTTCCCGGATTCGACCCGGAGAAGAACATCTCGGTCACCGCGCACGAGGGGCTGCTGACGATCACCGCCGAACGCGAGGCGAGGACCGCGGAACACGGTCGCAGTGAGTTCTACTACGGCAAGTTCAGCCGGACCGTCTCCCTGCCGTCCGGTGCGAAGACGGCAAAGGTCACCGCGGCCTACAAGGACGGGATCCTCGAAGTCTCCATGCCGGTCGACGACAAGCCGGACGAGAAGCACGTCAAGATCGAGGTCGGCAAGGGCTGA
- a CDS encoding ANTAR domain-containing protein: MTGDNGGPLPQVLLWAVEHAASLGRSLSTTTLCEAAVGRLEVDGVALTIDTPRGVSDTRCATSPLAEQLAELHNTVEEGPSVDACREGIAVLAADLDTPELQSRWPLFTPLAVEAGAHAVFALPLRVGSIVLGAFSLHRVDALALSPASLIDALAFAQLALRMLLDEHAGLPRPDGAPRIEALPLHSAQVHQATGMVSAQLRVSARDALASLRARAFAEQRTLSDLAAAVVAREVRFAPFKEPP, encoded by the coding sequence ATGACCGGCGACAACGGCGGCCCGCTGCCTCAAGTGCTGCTTTGGGCTGTTGAACATGCCGCCTCACTGGGGCGCTCACTTTCCACGACTACGCTGTGCGAGGCGGCTGTCGGGCGGCTCGAGGTGGACGGCGTGGCTTTGACGATCGACACGCCGCGAGGTGTGTCCGACACCCGCTGTGCGACGAGTCCACTCGCGGAGCAGTTGGCCGAATTGCACAACACAGTCGAGGAGGGGCCGTCGGTGGACGCGTGTCGGGAGGGTATCGCCGTTCTGGCCGCCGATCTCGACACTCCGGAACTTCAAAGTCGTTGGCCATTGTTCACACCCCTGGCGGTGGAAGCGGGTGCCCATGCGGTGTTCGCCTTGCCTTTGCGGGTCGGCTCGATCGTGCTCGGCGCTTTCTCACTGCACCGGGTTGACGCCCTTGCGCTGAGTCCCGCGTCCCTGATCGACGCGTTGGCGTTCGCCCAATTGGCGTTGCGGATGCTGCTGGACGAACACGCGGGACTACCCCGTCCGGACGGGGCTCCCCGGATCGAAGCTTTGCCGTTGCACAGCGCGCAGGTGCACCAGGCGACCGGAATGGTCTCCGCTCAACTGCGGGTCAGTGCGCGCGACGCGCTGGCCAGTCTGCGAGCACGCGCCTTCGCGGAACAGAGAACGCTCAGCGATCTCGCTGCCGCGGTCGTGGCTCGCGAAGTTCGCTTCGCTCCCTTCAAGGAGCCGCCATGA
- a CDS encoding universal stress protein — protein MNAADRKIVVGVDGTEPGRAAVRWAAAVAEERLMKMLIVHALRVDKLAYGAGLAGPTPWYDILAEEGQRVLEEAVGQAHSVAPGVDVDTRMPADSPVPTLIDASESAAMVVVGGTGRGFFGEMTIGSTASAVVAHAHCPVVVMRGRKNTTAYPAEGPIVVGIDGSPLSERALEIAFEEAAWRKADLVVVHAWRDVTYDDAYGMARLVVQWESIEDEERRLLAQRLAGWQEKYPDVKVERVLVQDRPRHALLEWSAKAQLVVVGSRGRGGFTGQLLGSTSQALAHHAECPVMVVRPEKSR, from the coding sequence ATGAACGCGGCGGACCGGAAGATCGTCGTCGGAGTGGACGGGACGGAGCCGGGCAGGGCGGCCGTGCGGTGGGCCGCCGCCGTCGCCGAGGAACGACTGATGAAGATGCTCATCGTGCACGCGCTGCGTGTCGACAAGCTGGCTTACGGAGCCGGATTGGCGGGCCCCACGCCTTGGTACGACATCCTCGCCGAGGAAGGTCAGCGTGTGCTGGAGGAGGCCGTCGGACAGGCGCATTCGGTGGCACCCGGAGTGGACGTGGACACGCGGATGCCGGCGGACTCTCCGGTGCCCACCTTGATCGACGCGTCGGAGTCGGCGGCGATGGTGGTCGTCGGCGGCACCGGGAGGGGCTTCTTCGGCGAGATGACGATCGGTTCGACGGCGTCTGCGGTCGTCGCCCACGCCCACTGTCCCGTGGTGGTCATGCGGGGCAGGAAGAACACCACCGCGTATCCGGCCGAGGGGCCGATCGTGGTCGGTATCGACGGCAGCCCGCTGAGCGAGCGCGCACTGGAGATCGCCTTCGAAGAGGCCGCGTGGCGGAAGGCCGACCTGGTCGTGGTCCACGCATGGCGAGACGTCACCTACGACGACGCCTACGGGATGGCACGGCTTGTCGTGCAGTGGGAGTCGATCGAGGACGAGGAACGCCGGCTGCTGGCGCAGCGGCTCGCAGGCTGGCAGGAGAAGTATCCGGACGTCAAGGTCGAGCGGGTTCTCGTGCAGGACCGGCCGCGGCATGCCCTGCTGGAGTGGAGTGCCAAGGCGCAGCTGGTGGTCGTGGGCAGCCGGGGCCGGGGCGGCTTCACCGGGCAGTTGCTCGGCTCGACCAGCCAAGCGCTCGCGCACCACGCGGAGTGCCCGGTGATGGTGGTCCGGCCGGAGAAGTCGCGATGA
- a CDS encoding CBS domain-containing protein: MRARDLMSAPVVTVTPGTTAKHAAELLAEKGFTALPVIDEDDRLIGIVTEADLIRNRFPHDVRSGPDHEARPRPGLTVAQVMTTPATGMSTGADAADVGRALLDGRIRVMPIVDGSKVVGILTRGDFVRAFARSDEAIAADVRHHLAIYGGPGRWTVEVRDGVVRVGDAYDSDTDRHVAKLLAEAVPGVVEAKVTYQEDER, translated from the coding sequence ATGCGAGCACGGGACTTGATGTCCGCTCCGGTCGTCACGGTGACGCCCGGGACCACCGCGAAACACGCTGCCGAGCTGTTGGCGGAAAAGGGATTCACCGCGTTGCCGGTGATCGACGAGGACGACCGGCTGATCGGCATCGTGACCGAGGCCGATCTGATCAGGAACCGGTTCCCGCACGACGTCCGCTCGGGCCCGGACCACGAGGCACGGCCGAGGCCGGGGCTGACCGTCGCTCAGGTGATGACGACACCGGCCACGGGGATGAGCACCGGCGCGGACGCCGCCGACGTCGGCAGGGCCCTGCTCGACGGACGGATCCGCGTGATGCCCATCGTGGACGGTTCGAAGGTGGTCGGAATCCTCACACGAGGCGACTTCGTGCGTGCCTTCGCCCGTTCCGACGAGGCGATCGCGGCGGACGTCCGCCATCACCTGGCGATCTACGGCGGACCTGGCCGGTGGACGGTCGAAGTACGAGACGGCGTCGTGCGGGTGGGTGATGCCTACGACAGCGACACCGACCGCCACGTGGCCAAATTGCTGGCCGAGGCGGTTCCCGGTGTGGTGGAAGCGAAAGTGACCTATCAGGAGGACGAACGATGA
- a CDS encoding GAF and ANTAR domain-containing protein, which yields MIEDRIVDALAELADTLLADFDVIEFLHLLVERCTQLLDADAAGVLLTTQHGPLQLVATSEEWIRLTDLFHLQTEEGPSLDAFQSGVRVEEPDLHVAPARWPRFAIASIDAGFAAVAAIPMRLRGEAVGVLNILRRNRGEFGVRDLRTAQALADVGTIGLFQHHPVRHYEFVTEQLQATLESLIVVEQAKGVVAEQLAVDMAAALSALRGYASQRNLKLSAVAGSVIEGELSASALLDAPE from the coding sequence ATGATCGAAGACCGTATCGTTGATGCGCTGGCGGAGCTGGCTGACACGTTGCTGGCCGACTTCGATGTCATAGAGTTCTTGCACCTGCTGGTGGAACGTTGTACACAGCTCTTGGACGCGGACGCGGCAGGCGTGCTGCTGACCACCCAGCACGGTCCGCTGCAACTGGTCGCCACGTCCGAGGAGTGGATACGGCTGACGGACTTGTTCCACCTTCAGACAGAGGAAGGCCCGTCACTGGATGCCTTCCAATCCGGTGTGCGGGTCGAGGAGCCGGATCTGCACGTCGCACCGGCCCGGTGGCCGAGGTTCGCGATCGCGTCCATCGATGCCGGTTTCGCCGCAGTAGCCGCGATTCCCATGCGTCTGCGAGGCGAGGCCGTCGGGGTGCTCAACATTCTCCGGCGGAACCGCGGCGAGTTCGGTGTGAGGGACCTCCGGACCGCTCAGGCATTGGCGGACGTCGGGACGATCGGTCTGTTCCAGCATCACCCTGTTCGCCACTACGAGTTCGTGACCGAGCAGCTTCAGGCGACGCTGGAGAGTCTCATCGTGGTCGAGCAGGCGAAGGGAGTCGTCGCCGAACAGCTGGCCGTCGACATGGCGGCCGCGCTTTCCGCGCTCCGCGGCTATGCGAGTCAGCGCAATCTGAAGTTGAGCGCGGTCGCCGGTTCCGTCATCGAAGGTGAGCTCAGCGCGTCGGCCTTGCTCGATGCTCCGGAATGA
- the gap gene encoding type I glyceraldehyde-3-phosphate dehydrogenase: MTVRLGINGFGRIGRDILRCVLESPESPIEVVAVNDITSPEMLAHLLVHDSTYGKLRTPVEIVDGEALRVGDQLVQVTAEADPARLPWGEYGVDVVIESSGKFRTREAAGAHLAAGARKVVISAPGKDVDATIVLGVNEGDYDATNHHIVSNASCTTNCVAPMVKVLHSAFGIRRGLLTTIHSYTGDQALLDRPHKDPRRARSAAVNVVPTSTGAAKAIGLVLPELAGKLDGVAVRVPVEDGSLTDLTVELERPVTAEQVNHVFAEASDGALKGILRYTEAPVVSRDIIGDPASCVFDAPLTKADSHLAKVFGWYDNEWGYATRTVELVELIARSLPPR, encoded by the coding sequence ATGACGGTACGGCTCGGGATCAACGGCTTCGGCAGGATCGGGCGGGACATCCTCCGCTGCGTACTGGAGTCGCCGGAAAGCCCGATCGAAGTGGTGGCGGTCAACGACATCACCTCGCCCGAGATGCTGGCGCACCTCCTGGTCCACGATTCCACCTACGGCAAACTCCGCACACCTGTCGAGATCGTCGACGGCGAGGCTCTCCGCGTCGGCGACCAGCTCGTCCAGGTCACCGCGGAGGCCGATCCGGCCCGGCTGCCGTGGGGCGAGTACGGCGTCGATGTCGTCATCGAGTCCAGCGGCAAGTTCCGGACTCGTGAAGCCGCGGGCGCGCACCTGGCCGCCGGCGCCAGGAAGGTCGTGATCTCCGCGCCGGGCAAAGACGTCGACGCGACGATCGTGCTGGGCGTCAACGAAGGCGACTACGACGCCACCAACCATCACATCGTTTCCAACGCGTCGTGCACCACCAACTGTGTCGCGCCGATGGTCAAGGTTCTGCACTCGGCGTTCGGTATCCGGCGCGGCCTGCTCACCACCATCCACAGCTACACCGGCGATCAAGCCCTGCTGGACCGTCCGCACAAGGACCCGCGCCGGGCTCGGTCGGCGGCGGTCAACGTGGTGCCCACCAGCACCGGCGCCGCCAAAGCGATCGGACTGGTCCTACCAGAACTGGCGGGCAAACTCGACGGGGTCGCGGTGCGCGTGCCGGTCGAGGACGGCTCGCTGACCGACCTCACCGTCGAACTCGAGCGCCCGGTGACCGCCGAGCAGGTCAACCATGTGTTCGCCGAGGCCTCGGACGGTGCCCTCAAGGGGATTCTGCGCTATACGGAAGCGCCCGTGGTGTCGCGCGACATCATCGGCGACCCGGCCTCGTGCGTGTTCGACGCCCCGCTGACCAAGGCCGACTCGCATCTGGCGAAGGTCTTCGGTTGGTATGACAACGAATGGGGTTACGCGACTCGCACAGTGGAACTGGTCGAGCTGATCGCGCGAAGCTTGCCGCCGCGATGA
- a CDS encoding universal stress protein: protein MPSVAEGAVVVGIDGSGSARRAAVWAAAEAVQRGKRLRLVHVYTVPPVRMPGVLPSAEAVRSAFEAQGARWLAEACDAVAERYPDLIVESAAREWAPVAALVQESRTAILIVLGSRGLGGFTGLLVGSTAVALAQHGHCPIVVARGKHPEDVPPETGPVVAGTDGSESSEAALAFAFDEASLRGTDLIVVRVWNEVTDHESARVHALTVDPDAIESAERQALDEQLAPWRAKFPDLRVETVVVRGRPVRALLGFGEHAQLLVVGSRGRGGFRGMLLGSTSQALVAHSECPVAVVRPAMTGQETE from the coding sequence ATGCCGAGCGTGGCTGAAGGCGCGGTCGTAGTGGGGATCGACGGTTCGGGATCCGCCCGGCGGGCCGCGGTGTGGGCGGCGGCAGAGGCCGTCCAGAGGGGGAAGCGGCTCCGGCTGGTCCACGTGTACACGGTTCCTCCGGTGAGGATGCCCGGCGTGCTGCCGTCGGCCGAGGCGGTCCGGTCTGCGTTCGAGGCTCAAGGGGCGAGGTGGCTCGCCGAAGCCTGTGACGCGGTGGCCGAGCGCTACCCGGATCTGATCGTCGAGTCCGCCGCGCGGGAATGGGCGCCGGTGGCCGCACTGGTCCAGGAATCGCGGACGGCGATCCTGATCGTGCTGGGTTCCCGCGGCCTCGGTGGCTTCACCGGTCTGCTGGTCGGTTCGACGGCGGTGGCGTTGGCGCAGCACGGGCATTGCCCGATCGTCGTCGCGAGGGGGAAGCACCCGGAAGACGTTCCACCGGAGACCGGCCCGGTCGTCGCGGGCACGGACGGTTCCGAGTCAAGCGAAGCGGCCTTGGCCTTCGCTTTCGACGAAGCGTCGCTCCGCGGCACGGATCTGATCGTGGTCAGGGTGTGGAACGAGGTCACCGACCACGAATCGGCCAGGGTGCACGCCTTGACGGTCGACCCGGACGCGATCGAGTCGGCGGAGCGACAAGCGTTGGACGAACAACTCGCGCCTTGGCGGGCCAAGTTCCCGGACCTGCGCGTGGAGACGGTGGTCGTCCGCGGCCGTCCGGTCCGCGCGCTGCTCGGATTCGGCGAACACGCCCAGTTGCTCGTCGTCGGGTCGCGAGGCCGCGGCGGGTTCCGGGGGATGTTGCTCGGCTCCACGAGCCAGGCACTCGTCGCGCACTCGGAATGCCCGGTGGCGGTCGTTCGTCCGGCTATGACCGGACAGGAAACCGAGTGA